One stretch of Miscanthus floridulus cultivar M001 chromosome 18, ASM1932011v1, whole genome shotgun sequence DNA includes these proteins:
- the LOC136524871 gene encoding uncharacterized protein isoform X1, translating to MAAAAEVREAGMVALLIGYGCAEILKPLFSFLEGAPARGPVFDTAVLFVVLTVVMAYLAGVVLLYLHATPASAAGTRLVLAVFRQYVLLVCALLVLFLVVAFFFPAAGGCLDLQERGHVADEARAACGVPFSGAHPPALGTDVWTIPASWRRSSEVALSSQFCYQAWRKNRATVLGA from the exons ATGGCGGCCGCGGCCGAGGTCCGGGAGGCGGGCATGGTGGCCCTTCTCATCGGCTACGGTTGCGCCGAGATCCTGAAACCGCTCTTCAGCTTCCTGGAGGGAGCCCCCGCCCGCGGCCCCGTGTTCGACACGGCCGTCCTCTTCGTCGTCCTCACTGTTGTGATGGCCTACCTCGCCGGCGTCGTTCTGCTCTACCTCCACGCCAccccggcgtcggcggcgggCACACGCCTGGTCCTGGCGGTGTTTCGGCAGTACGTTCTTCTTGTCTGCGCACTACTCGTGCTCTTCCTGGTCgtggccttcttcttccccgccgccGGTGGCTG CCTCGATCTGCAAGAAAGGGGGCATGTTGCAGATGAGGCTAGAGCCGCCTGTGGTGTCCCGTTCAGTGGGGCCCATCCTCCTGCTCTGGGAACCGACGTGTGGACCATTCCGGCGAGCTGGCGGCGGTCGTCCGAGGTTGCGTTGAGTTCCCAGTTTTGCTACCAGGCCTGGAGGAAGAACAGAGCTACCGTACTTGGTGCATGA
- the LOC136524871 gene encoding uncharacterized protein isoform X3, whose translation MAAAAEVREAGMVALLIGYGCAEILKPLFSFLEGAPARGPVFDTAVLFVVLTVVMAYLAGVVLLYLHATPASAAGTRLVLAVFRHCHLPSK comes from the exons ATGGCGGCCGCGGCCGAGGTCCGGGAGGCGGGCATGGTGGCCCTTCTCATCGGCTACGGTTGCGCCGAGATCCTGAAACCGCTCTTCAGCTTCCTGGAGGGAGCCCCCGCCCGCGGCCCCGTGTTCGACACGGCCGTCCTCTTCGTCGTCCTCACTGTTGTGATGGCCTACCTCGCCGGCGTCGTTCTGCTCTACCTCCACGCCAccccggcgtcggcggcgggCACACGCCTGGTCCTGGCGGTGTTTCGGCA TTGCCACTTGCCAAGCAAATAA
- the LOC136524871 gene encoding uncharacterized protein isoform X2, giving the protein MAAAAEVREAGMVALLIGYGCAEILKPLFSFLEGAPARGPVFDTAVLFVVLTVVMAYLAGVVLLYLHATPASAAGTRLVLAVFRQYVLLVCALLVLFLVVAFFFPAAGGCCHLPSK; this is encoded by the exons ATGGCGGCCGCGGCCGAGGTCCGGGAGGCGGGCATGGTGGCCCTTCTCATCGGCTACGGTTGCGCCGAGATCCTGAAACCGCTCTTCAGCTTCCTGGAGGGAGCCCCCGCCCGCGGCCCCGTGTTCGACACGGCCGTCCTCTTCGTCGTCCTCACTGTTGTGATGGCCTACCTCGCCGGCGTCGTTCTGCTCTACCTCCACGCCAccccggcgtcggcggcgggCACACGCCTGGTCCTGGCGGTGTTTCGGCAGTACGTTCTTCTTGTCTGCGCACTACTCGTGCTCTTCCTGGTCgtggccttcttcttccccgccgccGGTGGCTG TTGCCACTTGCCAAGCAAATAA